A region of Streptomyces sp. R44 DNA encodes the following proteins:
- a CDS encoding proline racemase family protein gives MRTRHVYHAVDSHTEGMPTRVITGGFGIIPGATMAERRLHFAEHLDHVRTLLMYEPRGHAAMSGAILQPPTRPDADYGVLYIEVSGLLPMCGHGTIGVATVLVETGMVPVVEPVTTVRLDTPAGLVSVDVRVEDGRACSVTLTNVPAFSVGLDLKADVPGYGTVTYDLAYGGNFYAFVDLDALGLPFDRAHKQELLAAGLAVMDAVNAGPDRPVHPENPAFAGVKHVYLTAPGSDATRSRHAMAIHPGWFDRSPCGTGTSARMAQLHARGLLAPHTDFVNESFIGTEFTGRIVDETTVGGRPAVVPTVTGRAWITGTAQYFLDPEDPFPAGFLL, from the coding sequence ATGCGCACCCGCCACGTCTACCACGCGGTGGACTCCCACACCGAAGGCATGCCCACCCGCGTCATCACCGGCGGTTTCGGGATCATCCCCGGCGCCACGATGGCCGAGAGGCGGCTCCACTTCGCCGAGCACCTCGACCACGTCCGCACCCTCCTCATGTACGAGCCGCGCGGCCACGCCGCGATGAGCGGCGCGATCCTCCAGCCGCCCACCCGCCCCGACGCCGACTACGGCGTCCTCTACATCGAGGTGTCCGGCCTGCTGCCGATGTGCGGCCACGGCACCATCGGCGTCGCCACCGTCCTCGTCGAGACGGGCATGGTGCCGGTCGTCGAACCGGTCACCACCGTCCGCCTCGACACCCCGGCGGGGCTCGTCAGCGTCGACGTCCGCGTCGAGGACGGCCGGGCGTGCTCCGTCACCCTCACCAACGTCCCCGCCTTCTCCGTCGGACTCGACCTCAAGGCCGACGTGCCCGGGTACGGAACGGTCACCTACGACCTCGCGTACGGCGGGAACTTCTACGCCTTCGTGGACCTCGACGCCCTGGGCCTGCCGTTCGACCGCGCCCACAAGCAGGAGCTGCTCGCCGCCGGGCTCGCCGTCATGGACGCGGTCAACGCCGGCCCCGACCGGCCCGTCCACCCCGAGAACCCGGCCTTCGCGGGGGTCAAGCACGTCTATCTGACCGCCCCCGGCTCCGACGCGACCCGCTCGCGCCACGCCATGGCCATCCACCCCGGCTGGTTCGACCGCTCCCCGTGCGGCACGGGAACCAGCGCGCGCATGGCCCAGCTGCACGCCAGGGGGCTCCTCGCCCCGCACACCGACTTCGTCAACGAGTCCTTCATCGGGACCGAGTTCACCGGGCGGATCGTCGACGAGACGACCGTGGGCGGACGGCCCGCCGTCGTCCCGACCGTCACCGGCCGCGCCTGGATCACCGGCACCGCCCAGTACTTCCTCGACCCCGAGGACCCGTTCCCCGCCGGGTTCCTGCTCTGA